A genome region from Sphaeramia orbicularis chromosome 19, fSphaOr1.1, whole genome shotgun sequence includes the following:
- the LOC115410028 gene encoding histone H2B 1/2-like produces the protein MPEPAKSAPKKGSKKAVTKTAGKSGKKKRKTRKESYAIYVYKVLKQVHPDTGISSKAMSIMNSFVNDIFERIAAEASRLAHYNKRSTITSREIQTAVRLLLPGELAKHAVSEGTKAVTKYTSSK, from the coding sequence ATGCCTGAACCTGCAAAGTCTGCGCCCAAGAAGGGTTCAAAGAAGGCCGTCACCAAGACCGCTGGTAAAAGTGgcaaaaagaagagaaagactAGGAAGGAGAGTTATGCCATCTATGTGTACAAGGTCCTTAAACAGGTTCACCCAGATACCGGGATCTCCTCTAAGGCTATGAGCATCATGAACTCGTTCGTCAATGACATCTTTGAACGCATTGCTGCTGAGGCCTCTCGTCTGGCTCATTACAACAAGAGATCCACCATCACTTCCAGGGAGATCCAGACCGCTGTGCGCCTCCTGCTGCCCGGTGAGCTGGCCAAGCACGCTGTGTCTGAGGGCACCAAGGCTGTGACCAAATACACCAGCTCCAAGTAA
- the LOC115410015 gene encoding histone H1-like, producing MTSGRRDTSPLQIQSVSAFRTGPGFVFKAFISEEKTQVSEYPDCAEDTVAELSLHGSHGVFNSTPCSENPISSVRHCTEEILTTMAEVAPAPAAAPAKAAKKKAVKKAKTGPSVRDLITKTVAASKERNGVSLAALKKALAAAGYDVEKNKGRIKVAVKSMVASGVLTQTKGTGASGSFKMSKKAEAKPKKKAVKKAAPKAKKAAAKKPATPKRPKKPAAAKKAPKKSPKKAAKKAPAAKKAAAKSPKKAPKKVIKKPAAKKAPAKKAAAKPKAKKAAAKKK from the coding sequence ATGACTTCAGGACGAAGAGACACAAGTCCGCTACAGATTCAATCAGTGTCCGCCTTCAGAACAGGTCCTGGATTTGTTTTTAAGGCTTTTATCAGTGAAGAGAAAACACAAGTGTCCGAGTATCCTGACTGCGCGGAGGACACAGTGGCTGAGTTGAGTCTCCACGGTTCTCATGGTGTGTTTAATTCCACCCCGTGCTCCGAGAATCCCATCAGTTCAGTTCGACACTGTACCGAAGAGATACTGACAACTATGGCAGAAGTAGCTCCAGCTCCCGCTGCCGCTCCGGCCAAAGCCGCCAAGAAGAAGGCCGTGAAAAAGGCCAAAACCGGACCCAGCGTCCGCGACCTCATCACCAAGACCGTGGCCGCTTCCAAGGAGCGGAACGGCGTGTCTCTGGCGGCTCTGAAGAAGGCTCTGGCCGCAGCTGGATACGATGTGGAGAAGAACAAGGGCCGCATCAAGGTGGCCGTCAAAAGCATGGTGGCCAGTGGGGTCCTGACCCAGACCAAGGGGACCGGGGCTTCAGGCTCGTTCAAGATGAGCAAGAAGGCAGAAGCCAAGCCCAAGAAGAAGGCTGTGAAGAAAGCAGCTCCCAAAGCCAAGAAGGCAGCGGCCAAGAAACCTGCAACCCCCAAGAGGCCGAAGAAGCCAGCAGCAGCAAAGAAGGCCCCGAAGAAGTCCCCGAAGAAGGCGGCCAAGAAGGCCCCGGCGGCCAAGAAAGCAGCAGCAAAGAGCCCCAAGAAGGCCCCCAAGAAGGTGATCAAGAAGCCTGCGGCCAAGAAAGCCCCTGCAAAGAAGGCAGCGGCCAAGCCCAAAGCAAAGAAGGCAGCAGCCAAGAAGAAGTGA
- the LOC115410031 gene encoding histone H2B, which translates to MPEPAKSAPKKGSKKAVTKTAGKGGKKRRKSRKESYAIYVYKVMKQVHPDTGISSKAMGIMNSFVNDIFERIAAEASRLAHYNKRSTITSREIQTAVRLLLPGELAKHAVSEGTKAVTKYTSSK; encoded by the coding sequence ATGCCTGAACCAGCGAAGTCCGCGCCCAAGAAGGGCTCCAAGAAAGCCGTGACGAAGACCGCCGGTAAGGGcggaaagaagaggagaaagtCCAGGAAGGAGAGCTACGCCATCTACGTGTACAAAGTGATGAAGCAGGTTCACCCTGATACTGGCATCTCTTCTAAGGCTATGGGAATCATGAATTCGTTCGTCAATGACATCTTTGAACGCATCGCCGCTGAGGCCTCTCGTCTGGCTCATTACAACAAGAGGTCCACCATCACCTCCAGGGAGATCCAGACCGCGGTGCGCCTCCTGCTGCCCGGTGAGCTGGCCAAGCACGCCGTGTCTGAAGGCACCAAGGCCGTGACCAAGTACACCAGCTCTAAGTAA
- the LOC115410032 gene encoding histone H4, translating to MSGRGKGGKGLGKGGAKRHRKVLRDNIQGITKPAIRRLARRGGVKRISGLIYEETRGVLKVFLENVIRDAVTYTEHAKRKTVTAMDVVYALKRQGRTLYGFGG from the coding sequence ATGAGTGGAAGGGGCAAAGGAGGCAAAGGACTCGGTAAAGGAGGCGCCAAACGTCACCGTAAGGTTCTTCGTGACAACATCCAGGGCATCACCAAGCCCGCTATCCGCCGTCTGGCTCGCCGTGGTGGAGTCAAGCGTATCTCAGGTCTGATCTACGAGGAGACCCGCGGTGTGCTCAAGGTTTTCTTGGAGAACGTCATCCGTGATGCCGTCACGTACACCGAGCACGCCAAGAGGAAGACCGTGACCGCCATGGACGTGGTTTATGCTCTGAAGAGACAGGGCCGCACCCTGTACGGATTCGGAGGTTAA
- the LOC115410023 gene encoding histone H3, producing the protein MARTKQTARKSTGGKAPRKQLATKAARKSAPATGGVKKPHRYRPGTVALREIRRYQKSTELLIRKLPFQRLVREIAQDFKTDLRFQSSAVMALQEASEAYLVGLFEDTNLCAIHAKRVTIMPKDIQLARRIRGERA; encoded by the coding sequence ATGGCAAGAACCAAGCAGACCGCTCGTAAATCCACCGGTGGCAAAGCTCCCAGGAAGCAGCTGGCCACTAAGGCTGCCCGGAAGAGCGCCCCGGCCACCGGCGGCGTCAAGAAGCCTCACCGTTACAGGCCCGGGACCGTGGCTCTGCGTGAGATCCGGCGTTACCAGAAATCCACCGAGCTGCTCATCCGCAAACTGCCCTTCCAGCGTCTGGTCCGTGAAATCGCTCAGGATTTCAAGACCGACCTGCGCTTCCAGAGCTCCGCCGTCATGGCTCTGCAGGAGGCCAGCGAGGCATACCTGGTGGGGCTGTTCGAGGACACCAACCTGTGCGCCATCCACGCCAAGAGGGTCACCATCATGCCCAAAGACATCCAGCTGGCCAGACGCATCCGTGGAGAGCGAGCTTAA
- the LOC115410025 gene encoding histone H2A, with translation MSGRGKTGGKARAKAKTRSSRAGLQFPVGRVHRLLRKGNYAERVGAGAPVYLAAVLEYLTAEILELAGNAARDNKKTRIIPRHLQLAVRNDEELNKLLGGVTIAQGGVLPNIQAVLLPKKTEKPGKAK, from the coding sequence ATGAGTGGACGAGGCAAAACCGGTGGAAAGGCCAGAGCTAAGGCCAAGACTCGCTCTTCTCGTGCTGGACTCCAGTTCCCAGTGGGTCGTGTCCACAGACTGCTGCGTAAAGGCAACTACGCCGAGCGCGTGGGTGCCGGCGCCCCCGTGTACCTGGCGGCTGTGCTGGAGTATCTGACCGCTGAGATCCTGGAGTTGGCCGGAAACGCCGCCCGCGACAACAAGAAGACCCGTATCATCCCCCGTCACCTGCAGCTGGCTGTCCGCAACGACGAGGAGCTCAACAAACTGTTGGGCGGTGTGACCATCGCTCAGGGAGGAGTCCTACCCAACATCCAGGCGGTTCTTCTGCCCAAGAAGACCGAGAAGCCCGGAAAGGCCAAGTAA
- the LOC115410486 gene encoding sulfotransferase family cytosolic 2B member 1-like yields the protein MFATHFHYNMMPTSFFKVKPKVLYVMRNPKDVFTSSFHYYGMASYLVKPGSQTEFLHKFLEGKVVFGSWFDHVKGWINAEDKDRIMFISYEEMIMDLKDSVTRMATFLEKPLEDAVIEKIADRCVFKNMKKNKMSNYSLVPSEFMDQKKSEFLRKGVFCFNDVHTVDCKFY from the exons ATGTTTGCTACACATTTCCACTACAACATGATGCCCACGTCCTTCTTTAAAGTTAAACCTAAG GTCCTCTATGTCATGAGGAACCCCAAAGATGTATTTACGTCGTCTTTTCACTATTATGGGATGGCTTCCTACTTGGTCAAACCCGGTTCCCAGACAGAGTTCCTGCACAAGTTCCTTGAGGGAAAAG TGGTATTTGGCTCCTGGTTTGATCACGTTAAAGGCTGGATTAATGCAGAGGATAAAGACAGAATAATGTTCATCTCCTATGAAGAAATGATCATG GACCTGAAGGACTCTGTGACCAGAATGGCAACATTCTTGGAGAAACCTTTGGAAGACGCAGTGATAGAGAAGATCGCAGACAGATGTGTGTTCAAGAACATGAAGAAGAACAAAATGTCAAACTATTCATTGGTTCCTTCTGAATTCATGGACCAGAAAAAGTCTGAATTTCTCAGGAAAGGTGTGTTTTGCTTTAATGACGTGCACACTGTTGACTGTAAATTCTATTAG